GGAGGAGCCTGCAGTAGTAAAGTAGTTAGGTTATCACTTTTGTGTTGCTACATTTCGCACTAGATGCCAGTTTTATGGCGTTATAATGTAGGTGAGCATGTACCACAGTGTAGCCAGATGTGCTGTTGGATTTAATGCACtttattttgttataatttGGATGttaataccttttttttctctttcccgCTCCACTGTTTCACTTTTCCAGTCctttattatctatttcatttgtattttcatTCACCTCCGCTCCGCCTGTCTtgatttaatttgattatttcCGGCTTGACCTCTGATTACATGATGGACGGATCTTGAAGGGGTGGGGGAGGTGACGGCGGTCGGTACCACTGCACCTGTCGTATAGGTAGCCTATTTACAATTTTGGGGCCGTGTAACCCGTGATCAGATGGGCTGTTCCAACATTGAGTGTGCCGCGGACGGCAGGTCAATCTTTTTCCTACATTTTTAGTTGGACAGCAGATTTCTTTGACTCTAGAGTGATCTGTGTTTTTGTGCGTTGtctgaacaaacaaacatttcaaaacTCTGTGACTGCGTTACGTGAAACTGCACATCTTCAGGAGTTATCTCACGTCATCTGCAAAACTTTCCATTGTTTGAACAAGCTAAGATGCGTAGACTCAGCTTCATGTTTAAATGAGTAGACTCGGAGTCGTGTAGACGGTACATAATCAGGGCTGCTCCCTCTGTGGGAGACTCGCTGCCAGCTTATGAGAAAGCCTATTTCTGTAAGGTGCAGCTGGGCCTGAAGATATGAGGCTGAAGTGAGGTGGATGTGTGAGGGTCAGGGCATCCAGACTGATGCCATTTTCTCACACATcctagattgtgtgtgtgtgtgtgtgtgtgtagtatatCTCCCCGACCTGTCTGGCCTGGAGGTGGTGTGTATGATAAGCCACTTTCCCTCCTCTCAGTGTCCTCACAACCAGACATTTATCCAAAACATTCCCACAACGTCATGGGAACCGACCCTCTGTACACAAGCTCTGCTTCATCCGAACGGCGTCGTTCAAATTACAAGTCATCGCCGGTTTAAAGGGGAACATCATCTGTGACAATAACTGTTTGGTGGAGATAATATGTCGCCTCCATCTTGCTTGTGACTCACCTTTAACTTGAGACAAATGATTCGGTACTTCCAGCTTCTTCTCCTGAATGCTCCTTTGCGACCTCCATGTTGTTTCAGGCCACCTACGTCACACTAAAGACGtcctgttgttgtttctttccGTCAGATACCTCGCCAAGCTGTCGTCAGTGGGAAGCATCAGGGATGAGGAGACGTGCGAGAGGTTACGAGGCCTCATCCAGAGACAGGTACATACCTCTACCTATATGCACATCATTTACTATAAAGTGTGTTGAGCAGCGTCTTCTTGTAGCGGGGAATATCACAACGTTTGGCATGCCGCATTTTGCAGCAAAAATGATGAGCATTTGTTGTGAGTTTGCCATTTTCTCTAGCATGATCTCATTTATTTACAGGGTACCACAACTGATTTGATAATGACATAtcaatattagggctgtcaaagttaacgcgataacaacgtgttaacgcaacttaattttaatgccactaatttctttaacgcattaacgtaacttaaCAACCTTAAAATTTCCAAGTTACGTTTATGCATtgaagaaattaatggcgttaaaacaaacttgcattaacgctttattattgcgttacaaagtgaaaacatagttatgaatattatattccatttctgctaacagatcctcctaaatgtttcacactggtccttttaaaTGAGAAGTATTTAGTTAATATGTGTACATTGTGTTTGTGGCTGACGTAGctcctgtgtgtctctgctcCAGGTCCAGATCTGTAAGCGCAGTGTGGAGGTGATGGATGCGGTGCGTCGTGGAGCCCAGCTGGCTATAGACGAGTGTCAGTTTCAGTTTCGCAACCGTCGATGGAACTGCTCCACTCTGGAGACCATGCCCGTGTTCGGCAAAGTGGTTACCCAGGGTGAGATGATGCACCGCAGCGGTTCCTCCCTGCAACCATCTTAGTTTATAAAACTAGTTTATCAGTCAACTTTTCTACCTGCATGCGTTTACAGAATCAGAACCTAAATATATTTGACATCACAACGCTGATGCGATGTGGaatattccatttttttttttactggtttCCATTTGTATTGGCTTAACAAGCTCCTTCACTTAGACTTCAACACACATTTATCTGTAGAAGGTTTTTCTTGTCATTTAAAATGAGCTCTTTTCAGTTCCATAATGAAACAAtatgactgtatgtgtgtgtgtctgtgtttgtatatgtgtgtgtgtgtgtgtgtgtgtgttaggcaCCCGTGAGGCAGCCTTTGTGTATGCCATCTCAGCAGCCAGTGTGGCGTTTGCGGTCACGAGGGCCTGCAGCAGCGGAGAGCTGGAAAAATGTGGCTGCGACCACAATGTACATGGAGTCAGTCCAGAGGGTAGgtctctctttcactttcacacaaacacacaaacacacacacacgtgcaaagGAAACAGAAGGACCAACTGattcaatacattttaatgtcttgatatttaaagacaaaataatatgacattttaaaataattattttattatgaaaAGGCCAGACAGATATTATTGGTAGCATTTTAAGTACGCCATCTTATCTCCATGTgtgtatacatcagaccggtgcatacgggtactttgcaaaaagttgacttcaatgcaatttgaagtatttttgttttatacacacgTCTAATAACTATTTTGCAACCTTGCCTTAAAACTGAATGCTCAtaataccttaataaatgaaggttgatcgccgccatgtcccttcagtcttcccccctCCAACACAGAGGCCGGACATTGACGGAAAAgcctttattctttgattttttttaagaaaaaattcagaaaatttttttctttatattttcaaacttttttttttcaggcatttttcagtcttttttccagacgtttttcagactttgttttgggacattttttcagacttcttttttcaaacttttttttcagatatttttttccattatttttcaaactttttttttagatatttttttccgacatttctTTGCacttgctgtaaaaaaaaatgtaataaataatgcctgacaatgattgatatatttgacttcaggacatctctgactacatacatgctgaaaatcaaacatttttaccgtattaatttagattttttccaaagtaaaagtccctagatgtgtacgattcaactttttcccatggtctagcgttaaaaaaaagttaacaaaaatctcaataattcgtaatattgaatcacaatacttaaaaatcacaatagtattgtgatagtatcgaatcgggagatagatgaatcgtcccagcccttcattttagatgtgtaactttagcccactgctagtgttagcctccagtctttcctttgttttgcctccagctaacaccgtgacgtcatcatgACGTCGGCTATAAGAGGGTCTATAGACACATCTTTTACAATATCAATATCACGCATTACTACAGTGAACCATCGATACAGAATTAATGAAAAGTGGCTGCAAAATAGTGTCTTGTTTAAAGTGCCACACAGATAACCACTTCCTGTCTCCATCTTCATATGTTTTCTAGGGTTCCAGTGGTCGGGCTGCAGTGATAACATTGCATATGGAGTGGCCTTTTCCCAGTCCTTTGTGGATGTGAGGGAGAGGAGTAAAGGCCAGTCCTCCAGCCGGGCTCTCATGAACCTGCACAACAACGAGGCCGGCAGGAAGGTGACTCGCTGCCCTCGACATGAAATATGTGAATTAACCCTTTTGTAGAACACGGAGCAGCCAAAGAGTCACGGTGGCTATTTGTTTTCTGAACTAATTCTGTAGTTCCCAAGCAGTATTTATTTGAGAGTCCAAGTCACGTCTCAAGTCATCCAACATAAGTCCAGGTCAAGTCTTAATCTTTCTAGATACGTCCAAGCAAAGTTTCAAGTCAAACAAGACAAGAGAAAGTCAATTTCCAAGTAATTTGAGACAAGTCCAAGGCAAGTCTCAAATCATTCAAataagtccaagtcaagtctcaagacACCCAAGATAAGTCCAGGTCTAGTTTTAAATCTTTCGTGATAATTGCAAATCAAGTTTCAAGTCAGTTAAATTTCAATCAAAATACAGAATGTGAAGTGTCACAGCAGTCAAGTCAAAATCCCAATCCTTCATTTTTGTGACTCAAGTCTGACTTGAGTCCAAGTCTCGAGTCTGCAGGTCTGGTAGCAGCAGTAGAAactgttgttgtagttgttgctGTAAGCAGGCAGCATTGAGAGATGGATGCTGCAGCTGCTCTTCTTTATGGATATCATGCATTATcatcacattatttttcttctgcTAACTAAAAGGTTCTTTGTCATCTCTGCAGGCCATCCTGTCCCACATGCGCGTGGAGTGCAAATGTCACGGCGTGTCCGGCTCCTGCGAGGTGAAGACCTGCTGGAAAGCCATGCCGCCCTTCCGCAAAGTGGGCAACGTCATCAAGGAGAAGTTTGACGGCGCCACTGAGGTGGAGCAGCGCAAGGTGGGCACCACCAAAGTCCTGGTGCCTCGAAACTCCCAGTTCAAACCTCACACGGACGAAGATCTGGTCTACCTGGAGCCCAGTCCGGATTTCTGCGACTTTGACCCGCGCACGCCGGGCATGCTGGGCACGGTGGGCCGCCAGTGCAACCGAACCTCAAAGGCCATCGACGGCTGCGAGCTGATGTGCTGCGGCCGCGGCTTCCAGAcgcaggaggtggaggtggtggacagGTGCAGCTGCAAGT
This portion of the Sebastes fasciatus isolate fSebFas1 chromosome 1, fSebFas1.pri, whole genome shotgun sequence genome encodes:
- the wnt4 gene encoding protein Wnt-4a isoform X2; this translates as MIRYLAKLSSVGSIRDEETCERLRGLIQRQVQICKRSVEVMDAVRRGAQLAIDECQFQFRNRRWNCSTLETMPVFGKVVTQGTREAAFVYAISAASVAFAVTRACSSGELEKCGCDHNVHGVSPEGFQWSGCSDNIAYGVAFSQSFVDVRERSKGQSSSRALMNLHNNEAGRKAILSHMRVECKCHGVSGSCEVKTCWKAMPPFRKVGNVIKEKFDGATEVEQRKVGTTKVLVPRNSQFKPHTDEDLVYLEPSPDFCDFDPRTPGMLGTVGRQCNRTSKAIDGCELMCCGRGFQTQEVEVVDRCSCKFHWCCYVKCKQCRKMVEMHTCR
- the wnt4 gene encoding protein Wnt-4a isoform X1, yielding MIHWMRDDDGLTAFCRTPPLLLLLLCVHLFLGIISSLPDLPDLPLEMTEDSVLRCVLMLCCALLSANASNWLYLAKLSSVGSIRDEETCERLRGLIQRQVQICKRSVEVMDAVRRGAQLAIDECQFQFRNRRWNCSTLETMPVFGKVVTQGTREAAFVYAISAASVAFAVTRACSSGELEKCGCDHNVHGVSPEGFQWSGCSDNIAYGVAFSQSFVDVRERSKGQSSSRALMNLHNNEAGRKAILSHMRVECKCHGVSGSCEVKTCWKAMPPFRKVGNVIKEKFDGATEVEQRKVGTTKVLVPRNSQFKPHTDEDLVYLEPSPDFCDFDPRTPGMLGTVGRQCNRTSKAIDGCELMCCGRGFQTQEVEVVDRCSCKFHWCCYVKCKQCRKMVEMHTCR
- the wnt4 gene encoding protein Wnt-4a isoform X3 encodes the protein MDAVRRGAQLAIDECQFQFRNRRWNCSTLETMPVFGKVVTQGTREAAFVYAISAASVAFAVTRACSSGELEKCGCDHNVHGVSPEGFQWSGCSDNIAYGVAFSQSFVDVRERSKGQSSSRALMNLHNNEAGRKAILSHMRVECKCHGVSGSCEVKTCWKAMPPFRKVGNVIKEKFDGATEVEQRKVGTTKVLVPRNSQFKPHTDEDLVYLEPSPDFCDFDPRTPGMLGTVGRQCNRTSKAIDGCELMCCGRGFQTQEVEVVDRCSCKFHWCCYVKCKQCRKMVEMHTCR